In the Mesoplodon densirostris isolate mMesDen1 chromosome 6, mMesDen1 primary haplotype, whole genome shotgun sequence genome, AGTTTTACTATGATATGGTTAGGTGTgtatttccatgtgcttattcTGCTTGAAATTCATTGATTTTCTTAAAGCAGTGGCATAATATGTTTCCATactttggggaaattctcagccattatatGTTTTTTATTACCTCTATTCAATTCTCTTCTTCCTCAAATTAGACTCTGTTTGAATGATTTCAGATTTATTGATGTGTTTCACATATCACTTCTctattttaatgcttttttctATGTCagtcattgacttttttttaactaaCTTCTCTTATAGTTAACTAATTTAGCTAATTATGCAATGCAGTCTATAATTCAAACTGTTTACTGATTTTCTGAATTTAACAAGTTCGCATAGATGCCAATTTTCTGGTGAAATGAATCTACCTTCTTTCACATGGtctattcatttttcttccagtttctctAAAATACTAGCCATAGGGAATTTTTGTTCATTATCATCTTTTCCACTCTTTGGATCATCTTTTAGCTGGCTTCTATCTTTTCTTTCActatctttgttgttgttgttttccctttattattggccataatttcttccttttgataTATGTGATAATGCTTTATTGTATGCTAGATGTTCTATATAAGGAACCATAGGAGTTCAAGGTAGACTTACCTTCAACTTGAGAAGTTTCTACTTTCCTCTGTTTGGAAGTTAGGCTGAGTGACTGATGACTTTAATTCAATAAGGAATTGAGTTTGGTCAGAGATAGTGTAGTTTCAGTGAGACACATATACCTTACTGGACTTTATACTGGGAGCCCATAAGCCTCTATTTTCTCAGCTCTGAAAGCAATGGGTGACTATGTTCTGATACTCAACTCTTCAAAACCAAGTTCTCTAGCTTATATTCCAAGCTCCTTCAAAATCAGCCAGATGTTTTAAAGAGAAGGCATTACATGTCCTTGAGGCAAACTCCTTTCCACTAGGTCTTTGCTTCCTAACTACAATAGATTGCAGATATCTTTGTCTTTAAAGACTTTAACCTATTTCCCAGCAAATGGATCTAAACTCAGCAAAAAGTGGTGTGGGAAAAGCTGATTTTGAATTTGATGCCCTTAAGTGCCTAATTTATCAATCTAGTCTATTCTGCACACTAAGAGTTTTTCAGGTTTCTCTTTCTTCAACAGAGGAATTCTAACTGGGTAGGCCAAACTTGATCATTAATTTATATTCAAAACCATCATGTTACAGGGGACAAAGATTTTTGTTCCAGGGGAAAAAATACTgataatttaaattgttttccctTCCTTGTAATTTTTAAGTCTTCTAATCTTCATTTCCTCCACAGTTCtatgatacttttaaaataaaattttaagaaatgttcTTGGTATTGTATAGCtgtcattttcagaaaaattGTCTGAATAGACCTTGTCTGCATAGACCTAACTAAAATTGAAAGTATCTTTTTTACCCTATTTTATAACCAAAGAAACCAGAAATTTAGAGACAACTGTTATTATcattctgtactttaaaaaattttgttggaAACTTGCAGTaaatttaagtaattttcccaagatGGTTAAGGGCAGTGGTAAAGAAAAACTcaatcaaacaaagaaaaaaaattgatatctCCTCACTCCCAATGAATGGTACTTAATGAATAAGTACTTCATCATACCAAGATGAGTACTGTAACAGAAttcagtcagaaaaaaaaattaatgattttaggGGGATGGAATTAAATATAAGGCATTGGGTAACCAGCTACTAAAGAACACAGCAAGTTAAGGGAGGCATTGTGCTAGTAACTGGTTAAGAACCACAAAATACTATTTGCAAGAAGGTGATTTCATTCATGGAGCTGAAGAGCAAAGGGAAGAAGTAGGGTCATTTGAATCTGGAGAACTGTAGGGCTGGGGCCCCATGAGTCTCAAAAATGAGACTCAAAACTCTCACAGCTGGTACTGCTAAGCTGGTGCGGAGGATCTGAGATGTTGGTAGAGAGATCAAAGACCTGGGGCTCAGACCCAGACAGCTATGCTGGTATCTGTTAGACTGACAATGAGGTTGGTCTGGAtcgaatttttttaaaaaaaggatattgaAACTAAGTATAACTGCCAGTGTCAAATTTGTTATTAAGATTGACATACAGGAAGCAGATCTCCCAGATTTCCAAATCCCCTTGCATTCACCCTACTGCAGATCTCTGTAGAAAGAGGGCTGATACAGCAGCAGTGTGGTTCCTATAATGCAGAGCACAAAATGGGAAGGGGCTCTGACACTGAAAAGCAGTAACTTAAAAACTGGTACACCACCCAGGTACCATGCCtttttctagaaaatataaagaaatacatttcaggaaaaataaaatttctaattgTTTAGAATAAAGAAGAATAAGTAGAAACATGATAGGAGTTAACCTTTTTTAATGCATATCTATTCAGATACATTTTTGGGTActagttgtttttatttcccatgTTGAGTCTGAGTCTTTTGCTTGGGTTTTTCAGGTTGAGGCTgaacttcttccttttttttcttaggttTTTTCCTCGTACAGAGAAATAGAAGACAGCATAATAGAATTAACAACAAAATAAGACATGGTAGGGCCAGGTAAATCTTCTTTATCCTCTTTCTCTTAGGGGGTGGGCCACTGTCAACACTACCTCCATTGCCTTGTTTTAGGCAGTTGGGAGGGTCCCACTTATAGTTGCAATGGCAGTGATGTTTATTGTTGCAGATCCCCCTCATGTTACAGAACTTAGGTGAACAATTACTATCCAAGCGAGAGAGATGGACACACTTCCTTCCAATGCAGACATGTTCTGGGCCACACTCTGTGCCGTCTTTCACTTCACCAATATCAGGCATGGTCATCCCCATGTGGTAGTCTATACCCCAGCAGGTGGCATTGTTGAAGCGAGTCCCATGCACAGTAGAATGCTCTGTCAGAAGGGGAATTTCTGCCACATTATTGCACTGAATTCTCCCACACAAGCTGTCCACCATACTGCATTTTAGATATGTAGGGCCTTCGACTCCACAGTTACCAAAGCGGTCACCTTGAGTGTTTACTTGTTTGTAGCAACTGTCATTTGCATTTTTTGCCTTTTGGCCGAAAATCTGCCTACACTGTGCATTGCGGTCATTACACCTCTTTTCATAGCAGTAGGCGTTGTCATTACAGGGAATTCCATCCTCCACATATACATCGTCTGGGCACATATGGGATGATCCATTGCACCACTCTGGTAGATCACATTCATTGACCTCCTTTCTACACATTTCTCCTGATGGTAAGAACTTGCAGTCCTTGCAACAAAGCCCAAAAGCACAAGTAGACCCAAAACTCAGACTGCAGTTTGTCAGACATCAGGCATCTTTTGAACAATGCTGAAAAGATCCACAGTCACACTCTTCTCCTTCTTCAACCACACCATTTCCACAGCGCTTCCTTGAAAACATGTCCTTTGTGTATACAGTGTACTGCAGACATTTTGCCTGCTGTACAGAATATCCCCAAAAATAAGAATAACTACAGTTGCTAAATTGGGCTATTGGTGGGTTGTCATAACGCATTATACATCTATAAGAAcctgcagaacacacacacaatacattgTCATGAAACATACCCAAATTATGACCTATATGATGAGCAACTGCAATTCCAATAATGGCCAAGGTTTTGTCTGCAAAAGTAACAACTGCACAACTAAAGTGTGACCTACACATTCCTGCAACATAGCCTAAACCACTTAATCCTCTCAAGGT is a window encoding:
- the ADAM29 gene encoding LOW QUALITY PROTEIN: disintegrin and metalloproteinase domain-containing protein 29 (The sequence of the model RefSeq protein was modified relative to this genomic sequence to represent the inferred CDS: substituted 1 base at 1 genomic stop codon) codes for the protein MTVIKALLYMRIILLLYWLGVLLSFSGHTRAEHPQYHSPPEVVIPLKVTHTGRSMKPPGRLSYSLHFGGQRHVLHMNIKKHLLPRHLPVFTYSDQGALLKDQPFVQNDCYYHGYVEGDPESLVALSTCSGGFRGLLQINDVVYEIKPMMFSTKFEHLVYKMDSEETQCPNMKSGFTQEETVHQFEFQEIGDSILKQSHHDGWWIHSFFVEIALVVDNTLYNHFKRNVSKLQEDVFLIVNIVDSIYQVMGMKVLLFGMEIWTERNQVEVDAVRRSLRDFCHWKANTIDARMAHDTVHLFINKTLRGLSGLGYVAGMCRSHFSCAVVTFADKTLAIIGIAVAHHIGHNLGMFHDNVLCVCSAGSYRCIMRYDNPPIAQFSNCSYSYFWGYSVQQAKCLQYTVYTKDMFSRKRCGNGVVEEGEECDCGSFQHCSKDAXCLTNCSLSFGSTCAFGLCCKDCKFLPSGEMCRKEVNECDLPEWCNGSSHMCPDDVYVEDGIPCNDNAYCYEKRCNDRNAQCRQIFGQKAKNANDSCYKQVNTQGDRFGNCGVEGPTYLKCSMVDSLCGRIQCNNVAEIPLLTEHSTVHGTRFNNATCWGIDYHMGMTMPDIGEVKDGTECGPEHVCIGRKCVHLSRLDSNCSPKFCNMRGICNNKHHCHCNYKWDPPNCLKQGNGGSVDSGPPPKRKRIKKIYLALPCLILLLILLCCLLFLCTRKKPKKKKEEVQPQPEKPKQKTQTQHGK